A single genomic interval of Musa acuminata AAA Group cultivar baxijiao chromosome BXJ3-4, Cavendish_Baxijiao_AAA, whole genome shotgun sequence harbors:
- the LOC135636359 gene encoding LOW QUALITY PROTEIN: glucose-6-phosphate/phosphate translocator 2, chloroplastic-like (The sequence of the model RefSeq protein was modified relative to this genomic sequence to represent the inferred CDS: substituted 2 bases at 2 genomic stop codons), with translation MKVGGLLKQQPITVLIDTGSTNNFLNSKVAVHINLPIENCSSHIIKSGEPAFSVLVSRLLLGETFPLPVYLSLVPIISGCALATVTELNFNMTGFVGAMISNLAFVFQNIFSKKGMKGKSVGGMNYYACLSILSLLILTPFAIAIEGPQMWTAGWXKALSXIGPHFIRWVAAQSVFYHLYNQVSYMSLDEISPLTFSIGNTMKRISVIVSSIIIFHTLVQPVNVLGAAIAILGTFLYSQAKQ, from the exons atgaaagttggaggccttctcaaacaacaaccgatcactgttctcattgataCGGGCAGCacaaataacttcctaaacagtaaggttgctgtccatataaacttacctattgagaattgcagcag CCACATAATAAAGAGTGGAGAGCCTGCATTCAGTGTATTGGTGTCGAGGTTGCTGTTGGGTGAAACTTTCCCTCTGCCGGTGTATTTGTCACTGGTCCCCATCATTAGCGGTTGTGCCCTGGCGACGGTGACCGAGCTCAACTTCAACATGACCGGTTTTGTGGGCGCAATGATATCGAATCTTGCATTTGTGTTTCAGAACATATTTTCTAAGAAGGGGATGAAAGGGAAGTCAGTTGGTGGGATGAACTATTATGCTTGCCTGTCGATTCTATCCCTATTGATACTCACACCTTTTGCTATTGCAATTGAGGGCCCGCAGATGTGGACTGCTGGCTGGTAGAAGGCACTTTCATAGATTGGTCCACATTTCATCAGGTGGGTGGCTGCCCAGAGTGTCTTCTACCATTTGTACAACCAGGTTTCATACATGTCCTTGGATGAAATCTCTCCTTTGACGTTTAGTATTGGGAACACCATGAAGCGTATTTCTGTCATTGTCTCATCCATCATAATCTTCCACACGCTTGTTCAACCTGTCAATGTGCTTGGAGCTGCCATTGCTATCCTTGGAACTTTCCTCTATTCCCAGGCAAAACAGTGA